GACACCGTCAGAGTCTCTTCGACACGGGAGATACTCTTGAGTATATGTTCCAACCGATTGATGTCAGGATTCAAAGTGCCACCATATCCTTTTCTACCTCGCGACTGAACGTGTCGCCGTTTAACGCACCCAACGAAACTACATCAACTCTGGAGTGCAGAAATTCAGACAGTTGCTCCAATAACTCCGCTTGGTCGAACAGCGTGGTTCCACGCGAAAACTTAGCGACGAAGTCCACATCACTTTCCGGCGTCTCCTCTTTTCGGGCACAGGAACCGAAGACG
The DNA window shown above is from Victivallis lenta and carries:
- a CDS encoding nucleotidyltransferase family protein; the protein is MCKLDELRARRNEIYRIAKAHKVEKLYVFGSCARKEETPESDVDFVAKFSRGTTLFDQAELLEQLSEFLHSRVDVVSLGALNGDTFSREVEKDMVAL